The following nucleotide sequence is from Salvia miltiorrhiza cultivar Shanhuang (shh) chromosome 7, IMPLAD_Smil_shh, whole genome shotgun sequence.
aagagtgTGCATTGGACGCACAGGAGGAAAAGGGCAGATGAGCCTGGCTCATTCGTATGAGCCGCAACTCGAGTCAGTGGAGGTCGCATCAGCCCGCTCATTGCAAGGGCTGACTCGAGTCAGCCTTATGAGCCCACCGATATGGATGCTTTTAGAGCCCCCACTCCACAACCGATGGGCTctaattttctcattttcaatttttcatcaatttttccttttcaattttaaaattcaacatttcattaaaattataatggtcacattacattaattaaaattaaatataataattaaaatgaatacaataattaaaataaaattacaataattaaaaaactatATCAATCATCTATGCTTCATCATTTCTTCGAACAATAAATTGTGCACTGGCAATTGTCGTTTATCCATCTTTGAAGTGTCtgtgttgaaaattttgaaatcgaGAGCTTCATTTTTATAATCGAGAGCTTACTTTTGAGTGATGCTGAAGAGCTCGATTCATTTGACGACACAGTCAATTGCGTCGTAGTATTGAGCATTTTCCCCGTTCGTCGAGGACTCTACCTTCTTCCCATTTCTTTTGTTGTGTTTGGCCTCATCGTTATGCTTGGCTCAGATGATGTGTCGTGCCTTGTCTATCCGAGCCCTTGGAACACTTCGACAAGTGGACATCCTTGTCGATAGACGAAGCATTGAGATTCGTGTAGAATCTGCCAAGCTTTGAAATACTCGAATCTGCCTCCTCTGTAGTTGGCATTATAGCTCTCCTATGCATGTTCAGTGATTTGATAATCACTTATTCCACTCCCCCAAGTGGAAAGACAATTTTCATAGATCGACTCCCACTACTTGACGTCCTTTTGGACATGTTGAATGTGAGATTTGATCTGATTGTTGTCGTGTTGAGGAGTGAGTCGAGTGACAGTAGGTCGAGCTTCGTTGAACCCCTGCTGAGTTATATTTCTCTAATATGTGAGTGCCTTGTGGTCGGCATCTTTGTTGGAGTTGTTGGTAGCCTCCGCCCACAACATACACACTAGCTCAGTCTCTGCCGCGGTGTACTCGATTCGTGATCTTTTCGTTTTGGGAGTGACAGAATTTTTGCTACATCGTCGTCTTGAGCTAAATTTGTTTCGTTCAAGTTGATACCATCAAGGCCTGTAACGAAAGCATTCGAGCCTTGAAAGAAAGACGAGAAACTCATCGGGGAAGAAGTGGGATTGCCCGAAAAGTGGACTTTATTTTTGAAGTACTCGTTGAATTAACGATCTATTTTTGAGAAGTGAAAGATGGGAAGAAAatctgaaataaaataaaaagatgagaaaatgggaGAAGAAAGAAATATTTGATGTAAAAAATAAGTAGGAAACATGTGTATTTATAGAAtgagaataaaattaaaaaaaaagaaaaagaaagaagaggaagaagccatCGGGGAGGCAACAATCACATTTTTTAAAAGTTACtattaatcaattttaaattttcactttttttttgaattggcCACATACTTCTTTCTTTGTGCCCAACTCTAAAATTGAAGCCTGCTTCAGTCCCCCGGTACACTAGAATGTCCGCGACTCTCCACAAAGTCTACCATCCACCGTTGGATGGTATTATCATTAGCACATGATGGCTTAAAGCTTTTTATCCTAGTCTGTTTTGCTATTCGTTCAATGAGTGATTTTTAGATCTTTTTAGTTGTCTTTCTTCGAAGCTGTCTTAAATTTCTCTCTCAACGTTGATCGATTGTTTTTTGCTTCATTTTGTAAGGGCTTGAGTACCccttgtactcctccttttctTTAGCTATGTTAATTttacctttaaaaaaaaaaaaagtctaccCGTATGCAAACAAGGACCTTGTAAACAAGGCAATGATTTGTGTTGGTGTACACATAAATAAAGGCAATAAAGAAAGTAAGAAACGAACGAAACGAGGGTGCGAAGAAACCAAAGCAATTTATCTTGGCCCCTTTTTCCAATAATCTCAACTCTTTCACCCCAAAAtggataatatttttaattttattggaGCAATATAACTCTATAGTATCTATTTATatgtttttcaaaataaaaattcagAATAACTCCATTTCAACATATGAAAAAAACGAAGCAATCCGCTTTAAAAAGGCCCTCTTTTAAGCATATttgtaattgtaattttttcccGTGCTAAAGAAAAATAAGCATAAGCTGGATATTTTCCCCATAAATCCCGCTTCTTATCTGTTTCTATTTTAGTTTAGtgaaaatctctctctctctctctctctctctctcccccgcTCCCCGCTGCGTCTGTAACTGTGGTATTTCTGCTCATCACATTTCCGATGGCCTCCGCGGTGGTTCCATTTTCTATTTCCGGTAATAATTTTGACGCTTCTGTTTGTGGATTCTTTGCGATCTTCCACGAAACTCCTCTCCCCTCCCCCCATTAATATTGTGTACTTCGCCTTGTGCTCAggtttaattaatattctactTTCTATCCAAATTATTTAAACTTTAAGCACGAGATTTAGAATACGTGAGGTGTCGTAACGCACAAATTGATTTCTGTTTGTTTTGGTGTTGAGGTAAGATTGTTGAGTATTATCTCGGTTTTATTGCAGGTGGAAATCATGTCAAGACCAGCGGTATTTCGATGGTGAACTCCGGTGCTTTGGTCAAGACGCAGCTGTTAACGATTCGGAGCAAGAGTCGGACCAACCGTAATTTGTCCATTTGTGCTGAATATAAGTATGAAATTCCTTGCCAGTATATCTAGAAGTTGTGTGAATTAATAGGAAGAATATAAATAAGCACGCACTCGTAAAATGATGCAACTGTGCACTCCACAGATCCCttagaattattttataaaatcagATCATAGTAGTCTTAATGTACCCTTTAGGGTAAAACCCTCCCTATCAGGTTGTCAGTAGATGTGCTGTTTTAGAATagttatatacttatatatgGAAAAAAAGTGGAAAACGGATGGTGAATACTATTTGAATTGATAATCGGTTTATCGATCCATTTTGGGTTGCTATTGACTACTCTTCAACTTTACATTGCATGGTTGTTTATACCTACGGAGCACCCTCTGAGAGTTGCTATCTACTTCATAAAAGCTTCAGCTGAGCTATTGACTATGAGTAAAACACCTTCTAAGTTTTACTTCTTGTTTTTGAGGGGAACACTTGTGTTTGACTTGACTGGATCATGGAGTTCGTGGTCATGTAACACATGGCTTTGATAAGTCATAGATGGTTGTTCTAGCTAAAGTTTCTAGTCATTTATCCTCCTCTACCTTGGCACATGAGGAATGATGTAATGCTACTCTAATCTAGCTTGCTATGTTCATGCTGCTGCATTCATTCCCTTACTCTATGGTAGAATTTGGGATCCTTGAAGCATTGTGTATTGAAAAATGATATTTGAGTTTGTTCTATACTATTTAAAGTCAATACAAAGAAATCGATTCAGGCATGAAGGATGATGTTTTGAGGTAAATTGTTTGAGGACAGTTAACTAGTTAAGTCTGTTTGGTTGTTTTAGGTCATGCAATTTCTTGGTGTGTGTCACAGCAGGTTGAGGACTTTAGTTGGAAGCAAGTTTGTTATTATATTTGGTCAAAGTTAACCACCTTTCTCACATTTTGAATTCTCTATGTCTAGCTAGAGTTATCTATGGTGGACACTGACATGATGCATGTAGCTCTATCATTATTTTCTGGAGAATTAGTCGTATTCATATGGGTGTTATCTCTCTGCAACTTAAATTCATATCTTGCTCCTGCTATAGCTGTTATGCTTGTACTCATTGCCTTCGGCTGCTGCAAATGGATTGGAAGATTGTTCtgctctctttctttttcatctTCTATGATGCAAGCTCCAATCATGAAAAATGGCATAAAATTATGAAGAAAAATCTCTTTTCTGTCttgttatgtatgtattttaCACTCTTTTATCTGAGCTAACAATATGCTGAAGTAATGAAATTGGTTGTTTCTTCATGACATAAATTGTTGGTGCCTTTTACCAGCTATAAGTGGCACTATCTGTTGATTTATAAGATCTTCCCTTTATACTTGCAGTGACCGTAGTGGTGGAAATGGGTCTGATTTTGCAGCTGGTTTCCTTCTAGGAGGTGCAGTATTTGGAACACTTGCATATATTTTTGCTCCACAGGTAAGTTTCATATCTTTTAAAACTCAAGTGCTACATTTTGTTTGATCCCAAAACAAACTTCTAAAGCACCTTCAGGATCTGTTTGGTCATGCTGTATTATATTTATGAGGTAAAAGAATGTCCTTTACTAATAAGCTGTACACTGTTGTAAGCTAATTGTTACCATGGAGTTTGCCTGAATCCTGATTACTGTAACAATAAGATGATGGATTCCTCAGTCTCAGAATCTGATGATGTGTTGAGAAAAAGGGAAAATGCCATGAAATTGTTAAATATCAAAGCTAGAACTGCAAGATAAGGAACACGCCAATATTTAGAATCTTGATAATTCCTAATGAAGATTCCTCTCCCTACAGGAGGTTAgaagtcatttataaattagTGCTGGTATTGTGTAACATAAGTCTCACTCTGTCAATAGAAACCCTCTCCATGGTCTGGCTACCTACTTCTGGTTTGCTGCCATCTTGGTGTCAGCATTGCTCTGGAATGTACTGATCTCTTTAGTCATACTCCTCTCCATCTCATACTGTATATTCACTTTGACTGACGAGAAGCTGAAAAAAGGTGGAAGTTTATGTTTGTTGACATCACTAGtcaaaaaagttgttgagactCCTGAGAGTCAGGAATAGAGTGAGAGCATATTTCGGAAAGAACTTTCGTGCCAGGAATTGGTGTTTATTGTGGGATGTTCCTAAAACAAACACAAAGTGAAATTCAGACAACTTGAGTTTGAGCTTTATATAGCAACTGAATTTAGCTCATTGCATCTCTTTTCATAAGTCTACAGTCACTAATGCAACTTTAAGCAtctatttttagttttatttttttggcttGACAGGGTTTGCCAATGAATGAGTTATTTTATCATTAGTTCGCTTTGTATACTTTTTGTAAGATCCATTTGGATCTTCTGCAAAATACATGACATGCAAGTTGAAAAGATTTTGCTGAAACTTTATAAATGATGACAGAAATATTAGACCCTTTCATTATCACTAGGATGTGTTTCAAATGGATTAATTATCGACCTTACTTACGACCTGTTCTTAATATCAGACTGCATCCGGGAATATGCAATTTGTTGAAACATTCTTTACTTAGTCAGACCTGTTTTGTTCCTGTTGAAATCAGCTTAGTAGGCCAAACATCAACGTGAAGCTGTGTTTGAACCCCCAGGAGCCattaatagtaaatttaaatcAAATCTTTCTGCCCAATGCAGTTTATTTTTTTCCCCTGGAATGAAAGCTATTAATCACATTGAGTTTAGTGCTTCACTGATTATGTGAGAGAAATTATTCTTTTGCACAAAATATAGTTTTGGCAAACAAAGATGCTGCTGAGAGATGCACACAAAAGCATGATATATGTCAAAATTTATTGCACTAACATACATTACATTGATTCAAGTTATATACTCTGATTTTATTTGTGTTTTAAGATAAGAAGATCTTTGCTAAATGAAGACGAATATGGATTTAGGAGGGCCAAGCGACCGATTTACTATGATGAAGGTTTAGAGGTAATGGTCATATCTGCTGCAACTTTCTTGCTCTGATCACCCACCATTTTTTTGATCATTCTCATTCTGAAATTTCAGAAAACCCGGCAGACCTTAAATGAGAAAATCAGCCAACTCAACTCTGCTATTGACAATGTCTCCACCCGTTTGCGGGGCGGCAATAATCTGCCCCAGGTGCCTGTTGAGACTGACGCTGAAGAAGCTGCATTGTAAGAACTGTTTTTCTTACATCTCCATGGTTGCAGCATGTTCGATCTTTCCCGTTTTAAGAGTTGGTTTGTTGAGCATGTTATTACACATGTAAATGGATGCTTGCATTGCATAACAGTTTATCTCCTTGGACAAACTTCACTATGAGAACACCTCAACTAGAGATATTACTTGTTCATGGCATATTCGAGTTTCAGGAGCTTATTTGCTATTTGACATTTTATTTTCCTAATAGAGAATGTGTAGTAAATCACTGATTGCTACTTGTGTGTTTGCTACAAATCAATAAGACATTTTATATTCACCCACCCACCTACATAATTTAAAAGGATAATAGCATGTAGATTATCAAAATTTGACTAAATTTTGGTTTTGCACGATATGTAAAGATTCTATCCGTAAGttgttatatttataatataattggTTGATTAGAGTTAATTTATTGAATCTAAATAATTTCGGTTTTTGTTAAATTTTGTCTTCTTCATTAGATATAATATTCTTTGTATTTTGGAAAATATGTGTTGTTTGTTTTGCAGCATATTAATTTGGTTATAGGCTAAACGgaataaaaaagaagaattaGTTAAAAGTTTGAGAATAGGAAGAGAAGATTAGGTTTTGTTTTGCGTTCGATCAACCACGTTTTTAGCCTTTCTATTGTTAGTAATCAAGTTTCAAGACTTCTATAAATATAGGTAGAACTCACTGCATTCAACACCAATTATTAAGTGCAAAGTGTCATTGTTGAATAGCAGTTTGTTTCAACATTCTAATTGATAATCAGTCTATTTCACCTTTAGGTCACCTTGAATAGGACACTCATGAACTAATTTATCTTGAGTGTGAGATTCATGAATTTTAGTCTCATAGATTGATATAATAGTTAAGTGGTCCAATTTAGTTCAGTAGAAGTCTAGTAATTTTGTGTTACTAGCAATTGAATGGACACATGTTGGTCCAGTTTAGCTAAGTAGAAATCTAGTAAATTATGTTTCATTTTGCAGTGAATTTAAACCGTAGGTGTAAAATTATTTCATTgtattcataatttatttttcattatttcaatTGGTTTCAGTAGTTGGATGACAATTGCCTAAAAGCAAACAAGAGAGAAACGCGAAACACTTGCCTCCAAGATATAAAGTCTTTTCTGTTTCTttacataatactccctccgtcccagcttttagtatccaactttccttttttagatgtcccacattttggtatccatttctatttttggtaaaagtaggtgaggcccttactccactttaattattttaactctcacataaaatgtgggacccttattccactcacaacatatcaatcactttattaaaatccgtgtcgttctcaactggataccaaaagccgggacggagggagtaattacaTATTCCGTGCAGAAGCACGTCATATGTTATAAAGTAGGAGTATTAAACAATAAAAAGAAGCAGAAATTGTAACCTAAAAATGGTGGGgagcagaaaaagaaaaagaaaaattgtacTAGTAAATAAAATAGGGGGCCCGGGCCGGGCCGGATGGGATCCTAATGCAAAAGGGGTTCGGGCTGGGCCGAATCGGAAAGAAAGAGGCGAATTTGGTCGAGGAAAGTAAGATGTTGAGGGCGATCCTTACGCTTCACGTATCCCTTGGCCGCTTTCTCCGTGTAGCAGTTATACGCCTCCTCGCCGCTCCTCAGCCACATCGCCTCCGCGTAGCTCCGGTGCGCGTAGTACGCCTCCACCTCCACGCTCGCCGTCTCGATCTCGATCGGCAGCCGCTCGTAGTGGCCCCGCCCGATCCCCTCGAGCTCGTCCATCCTGGCCAGCGCCGCCGGGGACACGGCGTAGAGCTCGCCGGAGACGCGGTGGCCGCGGCCGGGGAGGTTGAGGAGGAAGGGGACGCGGTAGGGACCGCACACGAGGGGGAGCCGCTGCAGGGTGCGGGCGGCGCCGACGAATGCGGCGTCGCCGGAGGCCATCATCTCCTGGAGGAGGGCGTGGTTGGAGAAGCCCTGCTTCAGAGTGCCGTAGGTGAAAATCAGCGTCGCCGCGGCCGGCACCCCCATGGCGGAATTATTTTTGGCTGCAGAAATGGTGAGAGAATTATGATATTCTCGTACGGTAATTCAGCATTGGAATGATTGCTCCGCTGCTGTTGTACCTGTATATATATGTGCGTATCCATGGCCGTGGCCGTATCTGCTTTGCCGTTTTGTGTTGAGTTGAGACAAATAAAACTTAGGCGTGGGCCCGCCGACCTATGTGATTGTCATTTCCTCTAAATtatgttatgatttttatttttattttttggtaaatactattattattttcatctcATTTAATAATTCACTATGCTTTTTTATATATGttaaaaaattatcatataaaatactccctccgtcccattattgatggcctgttttcctttttgggctgtcccaatatTGATGGCCTGTTTCTAATTTTAGATATAATTAGGGCTCAATTAACATTCACACTAATCAACCTATAAATACCTAAAAAATTTTATCTAACCCTAAATCTCAATCTCAAATCACGCCTCTCCCCCcccccattctctctctctccacttcAGCCTCTCCCTCTCACCGCCTCCTCTCTCTCGCCGCCTGCACCCTCCCGCCGCCCTAGTGCCGCCTCCGCGCTCCCACCTCCGACGCCCTCAGGTCGCCTCCAGCATTCGCCCTCCGCCCGCCTCGCTGGATTCACCCACCGCTTCCACCCTCCCCTTTCATCCACTGGGTCGCACAGAAGCTCCGGCGTGACCATGGTCTCGATCTGCCGCCGAGCTCCACCTCCGTTCTCCCTCCTAGCTTctctcctccaccgcctctcTTATCCTCCACTGTTCTCGCCTAACCTagcacacctctctctctctctcttccacccTTCACCTCCTGTCCAGATTTAGATTTCAGATCTTCCTCTTCTCAATTTCGTCCTCCTCGGAGGATTTGACTTCGATTCGCTCAATCTGCGTTGATCTCTTGAGTACTTGGAGTTGGAAATGTAGCATTTTTTGTTGTTAATTTTGATTTGTGTTTCGGATCTGTGGATGTTTCTCTGCGTTTTGATTCTCTAAGTACTTGGAGTTCAGATCTGTAGATGGATTTGGGGGTGTAGGGTGAAGGGGAGGCGGtggcggcgccggcgccggcctcgccggtgATGAAAGCGCCGGCGGCAACAACAGATAATTTTGGAGGAACAAATGTTCTTTTATTAAcaatatttaaaactaattaatcATAAATTAAATATGTGGGCATACAACTTATCTACTAATATAACTCTCCTTagttcccgtgccgaaaagaaacaggccatgaatagcgggacggagggagtaatatattttcaaatttgtaGTGTCACAAGTTTGTAcggaaaatataattgaaaaatagaaaTTGTAATGGGAGTGAAGCATTAAGTTAAGtgattactccctccgtcccactgtaagtgagatctttttttgggcacgagaattaagagaGATGTATTTTGTGTGCAAGTAAATAAGTGAAAAAGGtgtttaaaggaaaaaaaattgccaaaaaaaaagtttcactTACAATGGaacattcaaaataaaaaaaatctcaaatacAGTGGACATGAGAATAGTAgtatttttctcttttataaaAGTAAAGTATCGTCATGTTCAACTcaaaaaaggaagaagattgcAATTGGTGCATTCTtgttatctaaataaaataatgtgatGCGTCAGCTCTGCGTTGTTTTGTTCTGCCCTATTGTCATATTGTGGCACATGACAAGGAAAGTAAGTGTGATGCTACCACATATCCTTATTCTAAAATACTAGCCACGTCTGAATTCAAACACAAAAATTTGGA
It contains:
- the LOC130993266 gene encoding uncharacterized protein LOC130993266, whose product is MASAVVPFSISGGNHVKTSGISMVNSGALVKTQLLTIRSKSRTNRNLSICAEYNDRSGGNGSDFAAGFLLGGAVFGTLAYIFAPQIRRSLLNEDEYGFRRAKRPIYYDEGLEKTRQTLNEKISQLNSAIDNVSTRLRGGNNLPQVPVETDAEEAAL
- the LOC130993265 gene encoding putative gamma-glutamylcyclotransferase At3g02910, with amino-acid sequence MGVPAAATLIFTYGTLKQGFSNHALLQEMMASGDAAFVGAARTLQRLPLVCGPYRVPFLLNLPGRGHRVSGELYAVSPAALARMDELEGIGRGHYERLPIEIETASVEVEAYYAHRSYAEAMWLRSGEEAYNCYTEKAAKGYVKRKDRPQHLTFLDQIRLFLSDSAQPEPLLH